The DNA window CAAGGTCGCCTTCGGCCGCGAGCTCTGGATCGACCGGGACGACTTCCGCGAGGTGCCGCCCCCGAAGTACCACCGCCTCTCTCCGGGGCAGGAGGTGCGCCTGCGCTGGGGCTTCATCATCCGGTGCGAGGAGGTCGTGAAGAACGCCTCCGGCGAGGCCGTCGAGCTGCGCTGCACGTACGACCCGACGTCGAAGAGCGGGGAGGAGGGCGCCGCCCGCAAGGTGAAGGGGACGATCCACTGGGTCTCGGCGGCCCACGCGGTCGCGGCCGAGGTGCGTCTCTACGACCGCCTCTTCACGACCGAGCTCCCCGACGACGCCCCGGAGGGCAAGGACTTCCTCTCGAACCTCAACCCCGAGTCGCTCCTCGTGAGAGAGGGATTCGTCGAACCGGCGCTCGCGTCGGCGCCGCACGGAGCGTTCCTCCAGTTCGAGCGCCTGGGGTATTTCTCCGTCGATCCCGACTCGGGGCCCGGGAGGCCCGTCTTCAACCGCTCCGTCGGGCTGCGCGACACGTGGGCGAAGATCGAGAAGAAGGGACGCGGGGCCTGACGGCCCGAAGGTGACCGCGGAACCGGACGTCAGAGCGCCCGCCGGGCGGAGGCTCCTCCTCTGGGCCCCCGTCCTGGCGATGCTGGTCATCCAGGTGGTGCTCTCGTCCCGGAGCCAGCTGCCCCTGCCGCTCCTGCGTTCACTTCCCGCCAGCGACAAGATCGCGCACGCGGGGTGGTTCTTCCTCCTCGGGCTCCTCGCCTACCGGGCCGCCCGCAGCGGCGAAGGCTGGCCGCGCCGCCGGACGACGCTCGTGCTCATCCTCGGGGCGCTCCTCTGGGGAATCAGCGACGAAGCCCACCAGGCCTTCGTGCCGGGCCGCGACGTGGAGCCTGCGGATGTCGCCGCCGACGTCGCGGGCGCGACCGTCGCCGCGCTGATCGCGGAGCCGCTCCTCCGGCGCCTTCGCCTCGTCGCCGTGCCCCCTCCGTCCTGACCCGCCTCGCCTCGTCGCGGCGGCCGGAACGAAAACGCCGCCCGTGGGCGGCGAGTTTCGTCAGGATGGCTGGGGGGCAGGGAGTCGAACCCCGATAGGCAGATCCAGAGTCTGCAGTCCTACCATTGGACGACCCCCCAACCTGGAGGGGCGGGCATTATGAGGTCGGCGACCGTGCCGGTCAACCGGTGGGGCCGTCAGAGCGTCTTGGAGAGTGAAAGGAAGAACCGCGCCAGGTCCTCCGGAAGGCCGCGCCCCTGGAACGTGACCGAGACCTCCCCCTTCGCCGCTCCCGGCACGACGGCCGGTTCGGACACCCTGGAGGCCTTCCC is part of the Holophagales bacterium genome and encodes:
- the vanZ gene encoding VanZ family protein — encoded protein: MTAEPDVRAPAGRRLLLWAPVLAMLVIQVVLSSRSQLPLPLLRSLPASDKIAHAGWFFLLGLLAYRAARSGEGWPRRRTTLVLILGALLWGISDEAHQAFVPGRDVEPADVAADVAGATVAALIAEPLLRRLRLVAVPPPS